A window of the Dermatophagoides farinae isolate YC_2012a chromosome 2, ASM2471394v1, whole genome shotgun sequence genome harbors these coding sequences:
- the LOC124499565 gene encoding protein FAM91A1: MDIEYYIVKNIPWNKLPPEVQSLIDNSDEYAKKIKEYSIVNQLRYKDNLIRQVEKNQRAYHDQLLRYSRDHYMLFPYHLSEYIINGMRITPFQYYQAILIQMIEQEKNYDTLPNFTAADCFRLMGIGRNQYIDLMNQYKSSKKFLGMIKKPIRELLPTKPVETLFIDFWWTIRPGYITEDDIKSMVTSTEKVVIDIVVNDLSKTFPAGNFPYEIVSNLYIKGLIYFDIIIDDNDLIYIPPLEGFVMNRTTGDYFEKLLYKIFVSIDEKTTILELSEVLKIDLNLVKNAISMYCRLGFAFKKNNDINVNNCHDSWLKHVANTSAETAGQTFNLKENFINSLNMTDETSSLSLIVDPVEQSNNNSCSKKNTSDISSDSLSIGTQSNDNTKRIGLLYDSTLAAFLMMGNLSPGLKSHAVTMFEVGKLSDESMENFVAELAKIEYAIDDEGGEAERYFLHAILLCQTIQFLRHNFDLTKDFMINDNNDTTNESITHTKGLGLDLIRCESLLNLDQDSCERLLIRNYELLMSVAPLSNETQIFTSDLIPYFGASSLVNSIWFKLYLYSITNSGPVSFLIAKGVRLTKLPEIFYNYDCIMLTPWGRDSSVVSISNALIAINETTIFNPVLIQAYPQNYFKLSKNELVYIPLPLLDDPQKDEQIYQEFITKHPAITKMREHINLNRICGYLTFINYHKQPIFDVDNLNPNEWFIYDCHFGIPLFDRQLNNDVCNRIRSNRLFDKEKLKDLIESNKKLFHEIDIFIKKNIAPQSSRTNFKHHHHHHQSQQQQQHHQQYQRVPLPSNCIMFDEYGNLDRLCFN, from the exons atggATATTGAATATTATATTGTTAAAAATATTCCATGGAATAAATTACCACCTGAAGTGCAATCG ctTATCGATAATTCCGATGAATatgccaaaaaaattaaagaataTTCAATTGTAAATCAATTACGTTATAAAGATAATCTAA TTCGacaagttgaaaaaaatcaacgtgCTTATCATGACCAATTATTACGTTATAGCCGTGATCATTATATGCTTTTTCCATATCATCTATCTGAATACATTATCAATGGAATGCGTATAACGCcatttcaatattatcaaGCAATACTAATACAGATGAttgaacaggaaaaaaattatgatacATTACCGAATTTTACCGCTGCCGATTGTTTTCGTCTAATGGGTATTGGTCgtaatcaatatattgatctaatgaatcaatataaatcatcgaaaaaatttttaggCATGATCAAAAAACCTATCCGAGAATTGTTGCCAACAAAACCAGTGGAAACacttttcattgatttttggtGGACAATACGACCTGGTTATATCACTGAAGATGATATTAAATCAATGGTAACATCAACAGAAAAGGTGGTCATCGATATTGTTGTCAATGATTTATCGAAAACATTTCCAGCTGGAAATTTTCCAtatgaaattgtttcaaatttatatattaaaggattgatttattttgatatcatcatcgatgataatgatctgATCTACATACCACCATTGGAAGGTTTCGTTATGAATCGTACAACTGgtgattattttgaaaaattattatataaaattttcGTATCCATCGATGAAAAGACAACGATTCTAGAATTATCGGAagttttaaaaattgatttgaatttagtCAAGAATGCCATTTCTATGTATTGTCGATTGGGATttgcattcaaaaaaaacaatgatatcAATGTTAATAATTGTCATGATTCATGGCTCAAACATGTGGCTAATACATCTGCTGAAACTGCTGGACAGACATTtaatttgaaagaaaattttatcaattcttTAAACATGACTGATGAAACATCAAGTTTATCTTTGATTGTTGATCCAGTggaacaatcaaataataattcttgttcaaagaaaaatacaTCCGATATTTCATCAGATTCACTATCGATTGGAACacaatcgaatgataataCTAAACGTATTGGTCTACTTTATGATTCAACATTAGCCGCTTTTTTAATGATGGGTAATTTATCACCTGGTCTTAAATCACATGCTGTTACAATGTTTGAAGTGGGAAAACTTTCGGATGAATCTATGGAAAATTTTGTCGCTGAATTGGCCAAAATTGAATAtgctattgatgatgaaggtggTGAAGCTGAACGTTATTTCCTGCACGCTATTTTACTATGtcaaacaattcaatttttacgTCATAATTTTGATCTTACAAAAGATTTCATGatcaacgataataatgatacaaCTAATGAatccatcacacacacaaaaggcTTAGGCCTTGATCTTATCCGTTGTGAAAGTCTATTGAATTTAGATCAAGATTCATGTGAACGATTATTGATACGTAATTATGAACTACTCATGTCCGTGGCACCATTAAGTAATGAAACACAGATTTTCACCAGTGATCTAATACCATATTTTggtgcatcatcattagtcaattcaatttggttCAAATTATATCTTTATTCAATCACAAATTCTGGACCAGTTTCATTCCTGATTGCAAAAGGTGTACGCCTGACAAAGTTACCGgaaattttttacaattatGATTGTATTATGCTAACACCATGGGGTCGTGATTCATCGGTGGTGTCCATTTCCAATGCTTTGATTGCCattaatgaaacaacaattttcaatccaGTATTAATACAAGCTTATccacaaaattattttaaattatctAAAAATGAACTTGTTTACATTCCATTGCCATTATTGGATGATCCACAGAAAGATGAACAAATTTATCAAGAATTTATCACTAAACATCCAGCCATTACGAAAATGCGTGAACATATAAATCTGAATCGTATTTGTGGATATTTaacattcatcaattatcataAACAACCgatttttgatgttgataatctTAATCCCAATGAATGGTTTATTTATGATTGTCATTTCGGTATACCATTGTTTGATCGTCAATTAAACAATGATGTTTGTAATCGTATTCGTTCGAATCGATTATTTGATAAAGAAAA aTTAAAAGatttaattgaatcgaataaaaaattattccatgaaattgatatttttattaagAAAAATATAGCTCCACAATCGTCGAGAACAAAttttaaacatcatcatcatcatcatcaatcacaacaacaacaacaacatcatcagcaaTATCAACGAGTTCCACTTCCATCTAATTGTataatgtttgatgaatATGGAAATTTGGATCGTTTGTGTTTCAACTAA
- the LOC124499567 gene encoding uncharacterized protein LOC124499567, with the protein MNEFYYFTHYNHPKNKMDLESYLFKLKSVNDFSDFDNLLQHTFSIIIKYSEDEFINESSNIIMLLDFLCEQIWPNKRIETLHCRQLKEIRILAGLIANFLHSLIENFRISKEINEKLWLFALIFQCDYIGLIQQNRNEKFLTKFLSLNKKSNFDDYLNRTVLKNMISILKKRTGEGEEWPTIIGNSNIIDFIFSSLSYEKICNYIFELFPIAMQILDNPLESNQSISLKCLNKLLKTPRDRETDSNNNCCDILNQNGYLELIFEKMKLLLHNLDMNPYYFVILIDNFQLLLSYQDKFHRLAKDSQLKDLTNQHDNHKDEIYMIMIENLYRKDSAEFLQNNLNALMTQIFPLMHCNLLKHGKITMNTICFLLDRILIFTPITLSLLIMEFTSDYIARIDGCICLNDLQMIAVKLAKIHIKSNMEHHPNDDYSKQLDQQIFSIFHQLENSSNEKNAKFLLEFRSKLKILN; encoded by the exons atgaatgaattttattatttcacaCATTATAATCAcccgaaaaacaaaatggatcTTGAATCTTATCTTTTTAAACTTAAATCtgtgaatgatttttctgattttgatAATCTTTTACAACATAcattttcgattattataaaatattCTGAAGATGAATTCATCAACGAATCTAGCAATATTATAATGTTATTGGATTTTCTTTGTGAACAAATTTGGCCCAATAAAAGGATTGAAACATTACATTGTCGACAATTAAAAGAGATACGAATATTGGCTGGTTTGATTGCAAATTTTCTCCATTCtttaatcgaaaattttagaatttccaaagaaattaatgaaaaactttGGCTGTTTGCTCTAATCTTTCAATGTGATTATATTGGATTGATTCAGCAGAAtcgtaatgaaaaattcttgacaaaatttttatcattgaataaaaaatccaatttcgATGATTATCTTAATCGAACAGTGTTGAAGAATATGATTtctatattgaaaaaacgaACAGGCGAAGGTGAAGAATGGCCAACAATCATTGGCAATTCGAATATAATTGATTTCATCTTTTCAAGTTTAAG ctatgaaaaaatttgtaattacatttttgaattgtttcCAATCGCAATGCAAATTCTGGATAATCCACtagaatcaaatcaatcgattagtTTAAAATGTCTAAATAAATTGCTGAAAACTCCTCGGGATCGAGAAACCGATTCGAACAATAATTGTTGTGATATTCTAAATCAAAATGGCTATTTGGAACTTATTttcgagaaaatgaaattattactACACAATTTAGACATGAATCCATATTATTTTGtcatattgattgataattttcaacttTTATTATCCTATCAAGATAAATTTCATCGTCTAGCTAAAGATTCACAATTGAAAGATTTAACAAATCAACATGACAATCATAAAGATGAAATCtacatgattatgattgaaaatttatacCGTAAAGATAGTGCGGAATTTCTTCAAAACAATCTGAATGCCCTTATGACTCAAATATTTCCTTTGATGCATTGTAACCTATTGAAACATGGAAAAATCACTATGAatacaatttgttttttattggaTCGAATATTAATCTTTACACCaataacattatcattgctGATCATGGAATTCACTAGCGATTATATTGCACGAATCGATGGTTGTATATGTCTAAATGATTTACAAATGATTGCTGTAAAATTGGCTAAAATCcatataaaatcaaatatggaacatcatccaaatgatgattattcaaaaCAACTTGACCAACAAATATTCagtatttttcatcaattggaaaattcatcgaatgaaaagaatgCCAAATTTCTTTTAGAATTtcgatcaaaattaaaaattctgaattga
- the Bulli gene encoding regulator of MON1-CCZ1 complex protein bulli isoform X2 yields the protein MNLQNEEEDYVLNLSDQRIDFKPVSKNVSVFYDESNRQVFIVIDRGSEAIIVKNPDGFVMKFCIQDRGNIFSIKFSPNYEILSLQRSVEYVEFFLFKNDQPQEFFTHKLKKNGKILGFFWTNNNEIVIISNNGIDYLQVLADKKCLKSLKCFSLTVDWFVFQPASGILLIANGTFGNVIHPFSFRLSNVYRLNKFEIELTYQTKNTNNNYLQERDVTVVNLYGKPRLLILKHQPIAKDQFGARVIVYTFHYKKDLQPQKTDVLITNLTGRFAINIVDDIVIIHHQTTKSSMIFDINLSANEIVDNVKYHLPIISKCAIRPYKINNVIDYDLYSPNWVIFQPNIIIDAKYGCLWFLELNLEFMERLIKNVPILIDFLLLRRNSKSIILKVCRNIVNISKKYGQNPIGNLSLVFNKLNLTYKESLINNRQNKTMTTTMLMTIESSSSFDYIRHKTMTTIDQKDILSNFFEYFTEDRIDNNLGIAIVFEYVHSLSSHDIQIDFFIYEFLINHLIKSGNYYQMHQFLQYHVFTDSTHLACLLLSLSRKKYPYGYQLGLDMLKRLNKSDDEIVEVLLSQNQIIRALRYVEKHGDIYSVSARKFLEAAFATKDVKIFHQVYKFFQLRNLKLRNSLEFVKGENCIIYERQFENIFGSKISVLL from the exons ATGAATCTACAGAATGAAGAAGAGGATTATGTTCTAAATTTAAGCGATCAACGTATTGATTTCAAGCCAGTGTCGAAAAATGTGAGCGTTTTCTATGATGAATCCAATCGAcag GTTTTCATTGTGATCGATAGAGGTAGTGAAGCAATTATTGTTAAAAATCCTGATGGATTTGTTATGAAATTCTG CATACAGGATCGTGGcaatatattttcaataaaattttcaccaAACTATGAAATACTTTCATTACAACGGTCAGTTGAatatgttgaattttttctattcaaaaaCGATCAACCACAAGAGTTTTTTACACATAAATTAAAG aaaaatggtaaaattcttggatttttttggacaaataataatgaaattgtaaTCATATCGAATAATGGTATCGATTATTTACAAGTTTTAGCCGATAAAAAATGTctaaaatcattgaaatgttttAGTTTAACCGTTGATTGGTTTGTGTTTCAG cCTGCTTCAGGTATACTTTTAATTGCCAATGGAACATTTGGAAATGTTATAcatccattttcattcagg TTATCCAATGTATATAGgctaaataaatttgaaattgaattgacatatcaaacaaaaaatacaaacaataatTATCTACAAGAAAGAGATGTTACCGTTGTAAATTT ATATGGCAAACCacgattattgattttgaaacatCAACCCATTGCTAAAGATCAATTTGGTGCTCGTGTTATTGTCTATACATTTCATTATAAAAAAGATTTACAGCCACAAAAAACGGACGTGTTAATCACAAATCTGACCGGAAGATTTGCCatcaatattgttgatgatatagTCATCATACATCATCAAACGACAAAAAGTTCAATGATATTTGATATTAATTTATCGGCAAATGAAATCGTTGATAATGTGAAATATCATCTGCCAATCATTTCGAAATGTGCAATTAGACCATATAAAATTAACAATgttattgattatgatttat ATTCACCAAATTGGGTCATTTTTCAGCCAAACATAATAATCGATGCAAAATATGGCTGTCTTTGGTTCTTGGAATTGAATCTAGAGTTTATGGAAcgattaataaaaaatgtaCCAATACTTATCGATTTTTTGCTATTACGTCGCAATtccaaatcaatcatattgAAAGTTTGTCGAAATATTGTTAATATAAGTAAAAAATATGGTCAAAATCCTATTGGAAATTTATCGTTGgttttcaataaattgaatcTTACATATAAagaatcattgattaataatcgacaaaacaaaacgatgacgacgacgatgctGATGacgattgaatcatcatcatcatttgattatataCGACATAAAACAATGACCACAATTGATCAGAAAGATATATTAAgcaattttttcgaatatttcACTGAAGATCGTATTGACAATAATCTTGGCATCGCTATCGTATTTGAAtatgttcattcattatctAGTCATgatattcaaattgattttttcatctatgAATTCTTAATTAATCATCTAATCAAATCgggaaattattatcaaatgcATCAATTTTTACAATACCATGTATTCACTGATTCAACACATTTGgcttgtttattattatcgttaaGTCGTAAAAAATATCCATATGGTTATCAGCTTGGATTGGATATGTTAAAAAGATTGAACAAatcagatgatgaaattgtcgAAGTATTATTGTCACAAAATCAGATTATTCGTGCATTACGTTATGTAGAAAAACATGGCGATATTTATAGTGTGTCggcaagaaaatttttagaAGCAGCTTTCGCCACCAAagatgtgaaaatttttcatcaagtttataaattttttcaattaagaaatttaaaattaagaAATTCATTAGAATTTGTTAAAG gAGAAAATTGTATCATTTATGAAcgacaatttgaaaatattttcggtAGTAAAATATCCGTACTTTTATGA
- the Bulli gene encoding regulator of MON1-CCZ1 complex protein bulli isoform X1, which yields MNLQNEEEDYVLNLSDQRIDFKPVSKNVSVFYDESNRQVFIVIDRGSEAIIVKNPDGFVMKFWYEKIKEFFTSKYSLEFFICSIQDRGNIFSIKFSPNYEILSLQRSVEYVEFFLFKNDQPQEFFTHKLKKNGKILGFFWTNNNEIVIISNNGIDYLQVLADKKCLKSLKCFSLTVDWFVFQPASGILLIANGTFGNVIHPFSFRLSNVYRLNKFEIELTYQTKNTNNNYLQERDVTVVNLYGKPRLLILKHQPIAKDQFGARVIVYTFHYKKDLQPQKTDVLITNLTGRFAINIVDDIVIIHHQTTKSSMIFDINLSANEIVDNVKYHLPIISKCAIRPYKINNVIDYDLYSPNWVIFQPNIIIDAKYGCLWFLELNLEFMERLIKNVPILIDFLLLRRNSKSIILKVCRNIVNISKKYGQNPIGNLSLVFNKLNLTYKESLINNRQNKTMTTTMLMTIESSSSFDYIRHKTMTTIDQKDILSNFFEYFTEDRIDNNLGIAIVFEYVHSLSSHDIQIDFFIYEFLINHLIKSGNYYQMHQFLQYHVFTDSTHLACLLLSLSRKKYPYGYQLGLDMLKRLNKSDDEIVEVLLSQNQIIRALRYVEKHGDIYSVSARKFLEAAFATKDVKIFHQVYKFFQLRNLKLRNSLEFVKGENCIIYERQFENIFGSKISVLL from the exons ATGAATCTACAGAATGAAGAAGAGGATTATGTTCTAAATTTAAGCGATCAACGTATTGATTTCAAGCCAGTGTCGAAAAATGTGAGCGTTTTCTATGATGAATCCAATCGAcag GTTTTCATTGTGATCGATAGAGGTAGTGAAGCAATTATTGTTAAAAATCCTGATGGATTTGTTATGAAATTCTGGTATGagaaaatcaaagaattttttacatcaaaatactcattagaatttttcatttgcagCATACAGGATCGTGGcaatatattttcaataaaattttcaccaAACTATGAAATACTTTCATTACAACGGTCAGTTGAatatgttgaattttttctattcaaaaaCGATCAACCACAAGAGTTTTTTACACATAAATTAAAG aaaaatggtaaaattcttggatttttttggacaaataataatgaaattgtaaTCATATCGAATAATGGTATCGATTATTTACAAGTTTTAGCCGATAAAAAATGTctaaaatcattgaaatgttttAGTTTAACCGTTGATTGGTTTGTGTTTCAG cCTGCTTCAGGTATACTTTTAATTGCCAATGGAACATTTGGAAATGTTATAcatccattttcattcagg TTATCCAATGTATATAGgctaaataaatttgaaattgaattgacatatcaaacaaaaaatacaaacaataatTATCTACAAGAAAGAGATGTTACCGTTGTAAATTT ATATGGCAAACCacgattattgattttgaaacatCAACCCATTGCTAAAGATCAATTTGGTGCTCGTGTTATTGTCTATACATTTCATTATAAAAAAGATTTACAGCCACAAAAAACGGACGTGTTAATCACAAATCTGACCGGAAGATTTGCCatcaatattgttgatgatatagTCATCATACATCATCAAACGACAAAAAGTTCAATGATATTTGATATTAATTTATCGGCAAATGAAATCGTTGATAATGTGAAATATCATCTGCCAATCATTTCGAAATGTGCAATTAGACCATATAAAATTAACAATgttattgattatgatttat ATTCACCAAATTGGGTCATTTTTCAGCCAAACATAATAATCGATGCAAAATATGGCTGTCTTTGGTTCTTGGAATTGAATCTAGAGTTTATGGAAcgattaataaaaaatgtaCCAATACTTATCGATTTTTTGCTATTACGTCGCAATtccaaatcaatcatattgAAAGTTTGTCGAAATATTGTTAATATAAGTAAAAAATATGGTCAAAATCCTATTGGAAATTTATCGTTGgttttcaataaattgaatcTTACATATAAagaatcattgattaataatcgacaaaacaaaacgatgacgacgacgatgctGATGacgattgaatcatcatcatcatttgattatataCGACATAAAACAATGACCACAATTGATCAGAAAGATATATTAAgcaattttttcgaatatttcACTGAAGATCGTATTGACAATAATCTTGGCATCGCTATCGTATTTGAAtatgttcattcattatctAGTCATgatattcaaattgattttttcatctatgAATTCTTAATTAATCATCTAATCAAATCgggaaattattatcaaatgcATCAATTTTTACAATACCATGTATTCACTGATTCAACACATTTGgcttgtttattattatcgttaaGTCGTAAAAAATATCCATATGGTTATCAGCTTGGATTGGATATGTTAAAAAGATTGAACAAatcagatgatgaaattgtcgAAGTATTATTGTCACAAAATCAGATTATTCGTGCATTACGTTATGTAGAAAAACATGGCGATATTTATAGTGTGTCggcaagaaaatttttagaAGCAGCTTTCGCCACCAAagatgtgaaaatttttcatcaagtttataaattttttcaattaagaaatttaaaattaagaAATTCATTAGAATTTGTTAAAG gAGAAAATTGTATCATTTATGAAcgacaatttgaaaatattttcggtAGTAAAATATCCGTACTTTTATGA